A section of the Flavobacterium ardleyense genome encodes:
- a CDS encoding ABC-F family ATP-binding cassette domain-containing protein, with protein MLSVNNLSVQFGKRILFDEVNTSFVHGNIYGVIGANGAGKSTFLKILAGEMDPTSGQVHLEAGKRMSVLNQNHNMFDDHTVLETVMMGNKELFSVKKEMDDTYLKEDFSDKDGERVGELQVIFEAMNGWNADSDAASMLSNLGITEDYHYTNMGDLDSKLKVRVLLAQALFGNPDVLIMDEPTNDLDFETIAWLEDFLANYENTVIVVSHDRHFLDAVCTHISDIDFSKINHYSGNYTFWYESSQLAAKQRAQQNKKAEEKKQELEEFIRRFSANVAKSKQATSRKKMISKLNISDIKPSSRRYPAIIFDQEREAGDQILNVKDLSASTEGDILFKNVDLNMAKGDKIVLFSKDSRATTAFYQILNNYQEADSGTVDWGITTNQAYLPADNHEYFENDLTLVDWLRQYAKTEEERDEVFIRGFLGKMIFSGEEALKTSRVLSGGEKVRCMLSRMMMERANVLMLDEPTNHLDLESITAFNNSLKNFKGSVIFTTHDHEFAQTVGNRVVELTPNGVIDRYMTFDEYLDDEKVQELRIKMYKTN; from the coding sequence ATGCTATCAGTTAATAATTTATCGGTACAATTTGGTAAAAGAATTCTTTTTGACGAAGTGAACACATCGTTTGTTCATGGAAACATTTATGGAGTTATTGGTGCCAATGGTGCTGGAAAATCTACTTTCTTGAAAATTCTCGCTGGAGAAATGGATCCAACTTCTGGACAAGTTCACTTAGAAGCAGGGAAGAGGATGTCTGTCCTAAATCAGAATCACAATATGTTTGACGATCATACGGTTTTAGAAACTGTGATGATGGGAAATAAAGAACTATTTTCTGTAAAAAAGGAAATGGACGATACTTACTTAAAAGAAGACTTTAGCGATAAAGATGGAGAAAGAGTAGGAGAGCTTCAAGTAATTTTTGAAGCAATGAATGGTTGGAACGCAGATTCTGACGCAGCTTCCATGCTTTCTAATTTAGGAATTACAGAAGACTACCATTATACTAATATGGGCGATCTTGATTCTAAACTTAAAGTACGTGTGCTACTTGCGCAAGCTTTGTTTGGTAATCCTGATGTTCTAATTATGGATGAGCCTACCAACGATTTGGATTTTGAAACAATCGCATGGTTAGAAGATTTCTTAGCCAATTATGAAAATACGGTCATTGTTGTTTCGCATGATAGACACTTTCTAGATGCTGTATGTACTCATATTTCTGATATCGATTTTAGTAAAATAAATCATTATTCTGGAAACTATACTTTCTGGTATGAATCAAGTCAGCTTGCCGCAAAACAGCGAGCGCAACAGAACAAAAAAGCAGAAGAGAAGAAGCAAGAACTTGAAGAATTTATTCGACGATTTTCTGCCAACGTTGCCAAGTCTAAGCAAGCAACATCAAGAAAGAAAATGATCAGCAAATTAAACATTTCTGATATTAAACCTTCAAGTAGAAGATATCCAGCGATTATTTTTGATCAGGAACGTGAAGCTGGCGACCAGATTTTAAATGTTAAAGATTTATCTGCTTCTACAGAAGGTGATATTCTTTTCAAGAATGTGGATTTGAATATGGCAAAAGGCGATAAAATTGTTCTATTTAGTAAAGATTCTCGTGCTACAACAGCATTTTATCAAATTCTGAATAATTATCAAGAAGCAGACAGTGGAACTGTAGATTGGGGAATTACTACCAATCAAGCTTATTTGCCAGCAGACAATCATGAGTATTTTGAAAATGATCTTACGCTTGTAGATTGGTTAAGACAGTATGCAAAAACCGAAGAAGAGCGTGACGAGGTTTTCATTAGAGGGTTTTTGGGGAAAATGATATTCTCTGGTGAAGAGGCACTTAAAACTTCAAGAGTTCTTTCTGGTGGAGAAAAAGTTCGTTGTATGCTTTCGCGAATGATGATGGAGCGCGCTAATGTATTGATGCTCGACGAACCTACAAATCACTTAGACCTTGAATCGATTACAGCTTTTAACAACTCACTTAAAAACTTTAAAGGTTCGGTGATTTTTACTACTCATGATCATGAGTTTGCACAAACAGTTGGTAACAGAGTTGTGGAGCTTACGCCAAATGGTGTTATTGACAGATATATGACATTTGACGAATATCTCGACGATGAAAAAGTTCAGGAGTTGCGTATTAAAATGTACAAAACAAACTAA
- the pyrR gene encoding bifunctional pyr operon transcriptional regulator/uracil phosphoribosyltransferase PyrR, translated as MTHKVLLNSKAIHIILHRLACELIENHLDFSQTILIGIQPRGAFLADRLKYILENEYDIPKIQLGYLDITFFRDDFRRTDKPLEANVTELNFELENKKVVFIDDVLYTGRSIRSALTAIQSFGRPSEIELLVLIDRRFSRHLPIQPDYRGRQVDAFNDEKVKVIWADTQEQQDSVLLVNNKNN; from the coding sequence ATGACTCATAAAGTCCTGCTAAATTCCAAAGCAATCCATATTATCCTGCATCGCTTGGCGTGCGAATTAATTGAAAATCATTTAGATTTCAGCCAAACCATATTAATTGGTATTCAGCCTCGAGGTGCCTTTCTTGCTGATCGGCTGAAGTACATTCTTGAAAATGAATATGATATTCCGAAAATCCAGTTGGGTTATTTGGATATTACTTTTTTTAGAGATGATTTTCGACGAACTGATAAGCCTCTTGAAGCAAATGTTACCGAACTTAATTTTGAATTAGAAAATAAAAAAGTAGTCTTTATTGACGATGTTTTGTACACTGGCCGAAGTATAAGGTCGGCATTGACTGCCATTCAATCTTTTGGCAGACCTTCAGAAATTGAGCTATTAGTATTAATTGATAGACGTTTTAGTAGGCATTTACCCATACAGCCAGATTATAGGGGCAGGCAGGTCGATGCATTTAATGATGAGAAAGTCAAAGTGATTTGGGCCGATACACAAGAGCAGCAAGACAGTGTATTGCTAGTAAATAATAAGAATAATTAG
- a CDS encoding aspartate carbamoyltransferase catalytic subunit, producing MSELTVNHLLGIKYITKDDINLIFETADHFKEVINRPIKKVPSLRDITIANIFFENSTRTKLSFELAQKRLSADVISFSAAQSSVKKGETLIDTVNNILSMKVDMVVMRHSAPGAAVFLSQNVKASIVNAGDGAHEHPTQALLDAFTIRENLGEVAGKKVVIVGDVLHSRVALSNIFALQKLGAEVKVCGPKTLIPKYIESLGVTVEPNLRKALEWCDVANMLRVQNERMDVNYFPSTREYAQQYGVDKALLDSLNKKIIVMHPGPINRGVEITSDVADSQQSVILNQVENGVAVRMAVIYLLASKIKQ from the coding sequence ATGAGCGAACTAACCGTAAATCATTTATTAGGAATAAAATATATTACCAAAGATGATATCAATCTGATCTTTGAAACTGCTGATCATTTTAAGGAAGTTATCAACAGACCAATTAAAAAAGTACCCTCGTTACGAGACATTACAATTGCGAATATATTTTTTGAAAATAGTACTCGTACCAAGCTGTCATTTGAACTAGCTCAAAAACGACTTTCGGCTGATGTTATTAGTTTTTCGGCTGCACAATCGTCGGTAAAAAAGGGAGAAACTTTAATAGATACGGTCAATAATATTCTTTCGATGAAAGTAGATATGGTTGTAATGAGGCATTCAGCGCCTGGTGCTGCTGTGTTTTTATCACAAAACGTCAAGGCAAGCATTGTCAATGCTGGTGATGGCGCACATGAGCATCCTACACAAGCGTTGCTAGATGCATTTACAATTCGAGAAAATCTTGGCGAAGTGGCAGGTAAAAAAGTAGTAATTGTAGGTGATGTGCTCCATTCCAGAGTTGCCCTATCTAATATATTTGCATTGCAGAAGTTAGGAGCAGAGGTCAAGGTTTGTGGACCAAAGACATTGATTCCTAAATATATTGAAAGTCTCGGCGTAACGGTTGAGCCTAATTTGCGCAAAGCATTAGAATGGTGCGATGTTGCCAATATGCTACGTGTTCAGAACGAACGTATGGACGTAAATTATTTTCCATCTACCAGAGAATATGCACAGCAATACGGAGTTGATAAAGCATTATTAGATTCGTTAAATAAGAAAATTATTGTAATGCATCCAGGACCAATTAATCGTGGTGTGGAAATTACAAGTGATGTTGCCGATTCACAACAGTCGGTAATTTTAAATCAGGTTGAGAATGGTGTTGCAGTCAGAATGGCGGTTATATATCTTCTTGCCTCAAAAATTAAACAATAA
- a CDS encoding ribonuclease Z, with product MKLTILGCYAATPRTFTNPTSQVLDIANHLFLIDCAEGTQVQLRKNKIKFSRINHIFISHLHGDHVYGLIGLISSFMLLKRQNDLNIYGPKGIKEMITIQLRLSGSWTSYGLFFHELESTQSQIVYEDDKVLVSTIPLQHRIYTNGYRFSEKLGLRKLNIDAAQNYEVDPLYYRNITLGKDVLLDNGTVISNRYLTFEATPPKHYAFCSDTLYTETIIPLIEGVDALYHESTFLNSEERLAEITMHSTAQQAGKIAKLANVKKLILGHYSTRYESITPFLEQAKLEFENVELADDGKSFEF from the coding sequence ATGAAGTTGACAATTTTGGGCTGCTATGCAGCAACACCGCGCACTTTTACAAACCCTACATCTCAGGTTTTAGATATTGCTAATCATCTCTTTCTAATAGACTGCGCCGAAGGTACACAGGTGCAGCTTAGAAAAAATAAAATTAAATTTTCTAGAATCAACCATATATTCATTTCTCATCTTCATGGCGACCATGTTTATGGTCTTATCGGTCTTATTTCGAGCTTTATGCTTTTAAAACGTCAGAATGACCTTAATATCTATGGCCCTAAGGGAATTAAAGAAATGATTACCATTCAATTAAGATTATCTGGATCGTGGACATCTTACGGTTTATTCTTCCACGAATTAGAATCTACACAAAGTCAAATTGTCTACGAAGATGATAAGGTACTTGTAAGTACAATTCCGCTTCAACACCGTATTTATACCAATGGATACCGCTTTAGCGAAAAGCTAGGACTTCGCAAACTCAACATTGACGCCGCTCAAAATTATGAAGTAGATCCTCTCTATTATAGAAATATTACACTTGGCAAAGACGTACTTTTGGATAATGGAACAGTAATTTCTAACAGATATTTGACTTTTGAAGCAACTCCTCCAAAGCATTATGCCTTTTGCTCAGACACTCTCTATACAGAAACGATCATTCCGCTGATTGAAGGAGTTGATGCTTTGTACCACGAGTCTACATTTCTAAATTCTGAAGAGAGATTAGCTGAAATTACAATGCACAGCACCGCACAACAAGCTGGAAAAATTGCAAAATTAGCAAATGTAAAAAAGTTAATCTTAGGGCATTATTCTACACGGTACGAGTCAATAACTCCATTTCTAGAACAGGCAAAACTAGAATTCGAAAATGTTGAACTTGCCGATGACGGTAAGAGTTTTGAATTTTAA
- the pdxH gene encoding pyridoxamine 5'-phosphate oxidase, which produces MKDLNDYRKSYTKGDLNEKDLSTNPFKLFEKWFLETESQIGNLEVNAMTIATIGKDGFPKSRVVLLKSYSEDGFIFFTNYKSDKGRAIANNPHVCLSFFWGSTERQVIIKGIAEKISQEESTSYFLSRPRGSQIGAIASHQSEKISSRAVLDDAVAEVEQSETPLSRPEVWGGYIVRPVSIEFWQGRENRLHDRFLFEKNDNTWVHSRLAP; this is translated from the coding sequence ATGAAAGATCTAAATGATTACCGTAAATCGTACACCAAAGGAGATTTAAACGAAAAAGATTTAAGTACAAATCCATTTAAATTGTTTGAAAAATGGTTTTTAGAAACAGAGTCTCAAATAGGAAATCTTGAGGTTAATGCAATGACTATTGCCACTATTGGAAAAGATGGATTTCCAAAATCTAGAGTTGTATTATTGAAAAGTTACTCGGAAGATGGATTTATTTTTTTTACAAATTATAAATCAGACAAAGGTCGCGCAATCGCAAATAATCCACACGTTTGTTTATCCTTTTTTTGGGGATCTACCGAGAGGCAGGTAATCATAAAGGGGATTGCCGAGAAAATTAGCCAAGAAGAGTCTACCTCCTATTTTTTGTCAAGACCGAGAGGGAGTCAGATTGGTGCAATTGCATCCCATCAAAGTGAGAAAATTAGTTCGAGAGCGGTTTTAGATGATGCTGTGGCTGAGGTAGAGCAATCAGAAACACCTTTGAGTAGACCAGAAGTTTGGGGAGGATATATTGTAAGACCGGTATCAATTGAGTTTTGGCAAGGCAGAGAAAACAGACTGCACGACAGATTTTTGTTCGAAAAGAATGATAATACTTGGGTTCATTCTAGGTTAGCTCCATAA
- the ppk1 gene encoding polyphosphate kinase 1: MADIKKYKYIDREKSWLAFNARVLQEAADPSVPLLDRLRFLGIFSNNLDEFFRVRFAAIRRLSLSGNSSEKVLGGISAQTLVKDITKIVIQQQSESLRILNIIETQLAKENVFIINENEVSKEQEIFIRDYFIQKVSPAMVTIILNDLAEFPLLLDTSGYLAVKLVMKSPKNPEDMFPEIRYAIIEIPKTLNRFVVLPADDDKQSIIMLDDVIRYNLESIFSIFDYESVSAHMIKITRDAELDIDSDMSKSIIQKIATSVRDRRIGEPVRFVYDQSIEKDTLNYFLTHMQINASDSIIPGGRYHNRRDYMNFPNLGRFDLQYASVVPLPIEGLKMDGSILSRIAEKDFLINAPYQSFSYVIKFLREAALDPKVIAIRITIYRLARNSQIISSLINAAKNGKKVVVQIELQARFDEVSNIYYAELMQTEGIEVIFGIKGLKVHSKICLIDRVEDSKIKRYGLISTGNFNENTAKIYTDVTLFTSHPKITKDMSKIFDFFDVNYRVHRYKHLIVSPHYTRGAFYRLIDREITHAKAGRKAYIKLKMNSLSDYGLIDKLYDASRAGVKIQLIVRGICSLIPGEKGMSENIQAISCVDRFLEHSRIYIFGNNDNPDVFISSADFMSRNMEERVEVTCPIYDKDIKGELIDTFNIGWKGNVKSRYHSEKLDNKYKYRGSKPEFRAQEETYNYYRDRLNVITEPI, encoded by the coding sequence ATGGCAGATATTAAAAAGTACAAATATATAGATCGCGAAAAAAGCTGGCTTGCCTTTAATGCCAGAGTTTTGCAGGAAGCGGCAGATCCAAGTGTTCCTTTATTAGATAGATTACGGTTTTTAGGTATATTTTCGAATAATTTAGATGAATTTTTCAGAGTTCGATTTGCAGCAATTCGCAGATTGAGTCTTTCTGGAAATTCTTCAGAAAAGGTTTTGGGCGGAATTTCGGCTCAAACGCTTGTAAAGGATATTACAAAAATAGTTATACAACAACAGTCTGAAAGTTTGCGGATCCTTAATATTATCGAAACCCAACTGGCAAAGGAAAATGTTTTCATTATAAATGAAAATGAAGTTTCTAAGGAACAAGAAATCTTTATTAGAGATTATTTTATTCAAAAGGTTAGTCCTGCAATGGTCACAATTATTTTGAATGATTTGGCCGAATTTCCGTTGCTGCTTGATACTTCTGGCTATTTAGCAGTGAAGCTGGTCATGAAGTCACCAAAGAATCCAGAAGACATGTTTCCCGAAATCCGCTATGCCATTATTGAAATACCTAAAACTCTAAATAGATTTGTGGTACTTCCGGCAGATGACGACAAGCAATCGATTATAATGCTCGATGACGTGATCCGATACAATTTGGAAAGTATCTTTAGTATTTTTGATTATGAAAGTGTATCTGCTCACATGATTAAAATTACCAGAGATGCCGAGCTGGATATTGACAGTGATATGAGCAAGAGTATCATTCAGAAAATTGCAACTAGCGTAAGAGATCGAAGAATTGGAGAACCGGTCAGATTTGTTTATGATCAGTCAATTGAAAAAGATACTTTAAATTATTTTCTGACGCACATGCAGATTAATGCGTCTGATAGTATTATTCCTGGAGGCCGTTACCACAATCGTCGTGATTATATGAACTTTCCAAATTTAGGGAGATTTGATTTGCAATACGCCTCAGTTGTTCCGTTGCCGATTGAAGGATTGAAGATGGATGGTAGCATTCTGAGCAGAATTGCAGAAAAAGATTTCTTGATTAACGCGCCCTACCAATCATTTTCATATGTGATAAAATTTTTGAGAGAAGCAGCTTTGGACCCGAAAGTTATTGCAATAAGAATCACTATTTACAGACTAGCGCGGAATTCCCAAATTATTAGTTCTCTAATAAATGCAGCTAAAAACGGTAAAAAAGTTGTAGTGCAAATCGAATTACAAGCACGATTTGACGAAGTTAGTAATATTTACTACGCTGAATTGATGCAAACTGAGGGTATTGAGGTAATTTTTGGAATTAAAGGACTAAAGGTACACAGTAAAATCTGCCTCATTGATCGGGTAGAAGACAGCAAAATCAAGCGATATGGACTAATTTCGACTGGAAATTTTAATGAAAATACCGCCAAGATTTATACCGATGTAACTCTTTTTACGAGTCACCCTAAGATTACCAAAGACATGTCAAAGATCTTTGATTTTTTTGATGTTAATTATCGTGTGCATCGCTACAAGCATTTGATTGTTTCTCCGCATTACACACGTGGTGCATTTTACAGACTTATTGATCGAGAAATAACTCATGCAAAAGCTGGAAGAAAGGCATACATAAAATTAAAGATGAACAGCTTATCTGATTATGGTTTAATAGATAAATTATACGACGCTAGTAGAGCTGGTGTTAAGATTCAATTAATTGTACGGGGGATTTGCTCATTGATTCCGGGTGAAAAGGGGATGAGTGAAAATATTCAAGCCATAAGCTGTGTAGATCGTTTTCTAGAGCATTCTAGAATTTACATTTTTGGCAACAATGATAATCCGGATGTTTTTATTTCTTCGGCCGACTTTATGAGTCGAAATATGGAAGAAAGAGTAGAAGTGACTTGTCCTATTTATGATAAAGATATTAAAGGTGAACTAATTGACACTTTTAATATTGGTTGGAAAGGAAATGTGAAGTCTCGTTATCACTCAGAAAAGCTCGATAATAAATATAAATACAGAGGAAGTAAGCCTGAATTTAGAGCTCAAGAAGAAACCTACAATTACTACCGCGATCGACTTAATGTGATTACGGAGCCTATTTAG